In one window of Qipengyuania profundimaris DNA:
- a CDS encoding glycoside hydrolase family 16 protein, producing MFRPIAAVAAFALLSACAPIEDVQESATASTRALLFEEDFDAPSLDRSKWNVIGMDFWVNNEQQAYLDSPDTIRFSDDVEGADGGALILKPVFRPNVDTNADRKADFISGRINTRDNFDFTYGRAEARIRMPLNRGAWPAFWLLGNGQWPATGEIDIMEYVGESEWSAVAIHGPGYSGETPFVARRTFPAGQDASDWHVYGVEWTKDAIAFDVDGDVFYTVTRDEIEEKGRWAFDTPKFVILNFAIGGIYPYKVNKLEEPYYGIPQETVDAVKAGQVQMEVDWVRVWGSEE from the coding sequence ATGTTTCGACCAATCGCGGCTGTCGCCGCTTTCGCACTGCTCAGCGCCTGCGCTCCTATCGAGGACGTGCAGGAGAGTGCAACCGCCAGTACGCGGGCACTCCTGTTCGAAGAAGATTTCGACGCACCTTCGCTCGATCGGTCGAAATGGAACGTCATCGGGATGGACTTCTGGGTCAACAACGAGCAGCAGGCCTATCTCGACAGCCCGGATACGATCCGGTTCTCCGACGATGTCGAAGGTGCCGATGGCGGCGCGTTGATCCTGAAACCGGTGTTCCGCCCGAACGTCGATACCAATGCCGATCGCAAGGCCGATTTCATCTCAGGCCGGATCAACACGCGGGACAATTTCGACTTCACCTATGGCCGTGCCGAAGCGCGCATTCGCATGCCGCTGAACCGGGGCGCATGGCCGGCCTTCTGGCTGCTCGGCAACGGTCAATGGCCCGCCACCGGCGAGATCGACATTATGGAATATGTCGGCGAGTCCGAATGGTCCGCCGTCGCCATTCACGGCCCGGGATATTCGGGCGAGACGCCCTTCGTGGCGCGGCGCACCTTCCCCGCCGGCCAGGACGCGAGCGACTGGCACGTCTACGGCGTCGAATGGACGAAAGACGCGATCGCCTTCGATGTCGACGGGGACGTCTTCTACACCGTGACCCGCGACGAGATCGAGGAAAAGGGGCGCTGGGCGTTCGACACACCGAAATTCGTTATCCTCAATTTCGCCATCGGTGGCATCTACCCCTACAAGGTGAACAAGCTGGAAGAGCCCTATTACGGCATCCCGCAGGAAACCGTCGATGCGGTCAAGGCCGGCCAGGTCCAGATGGAGGTCGACTGGGTCCGCGTGTGGGGCTCTGAAGAATAG